The Solanum pennellii chromosome 11, SPENNV200 genome contains a region encoding:
- the LOC107004604 gene encoding zinc finger CCCH domain-containing protein ZFN-like isoform X1, with protein MDFDAGISLSVTEGPSSLSPSLDQDTLWQMNLRSRDSIESGHYPVREGEPDCSYYIRTGLCRFGSTCRFNHPPNRKLAIATARMKGEYPERIGQPECQYFLKTGTCKFGATCKFHHPKDKAGIAGRVTLNVMGYPLRPNESECAYYMRTGQCKFGSTCKFHHPQPSNMMVSLRGSPVYPPVPSATTPGQLSYPLSRGSFIPGARWQGPSGYTPLIVPQGVVSVPGFAYSGQMGSVSSPEGQGQTAGNNQVYGTSRSSDPVAMGSQAVTSPYRQASGPMGYYALQEENVFPERPGQPECQFYMKTGDCKFGAVCRFHHPRERLIPPPDCLLSPIGLPLRPGEPLCIFYSRYGICKFGPSCKFDHPMTVFTYSIAASSATDAPTVQRLLGSSSGTSALNMTSEGLVEAVSTKPRRLSLSETRKMPSGDNNIDREG; from the exons ATGGATTTTGATGCCGGAATTTCCTTGTCTGTGACTGAAGGACCTTCCTCTTTGTCACCGTCTCTCGACCAAG ACACTTTGTGGCAAATGAATTTGAGATCAAGGGATTCAATTGAGTCGGGACATTATCCTGTCCGTGAAGGTGAACCAGATTGTTCCTACTATATCAGAACTGGTCTCTGTAGGTTTGGATCAACTTGCCGGTTCAACCATCCTCCTAATAGGAAGCTG GCCATCGCCACTGCAAGGATGAAGGGAGAGTATCCAGAAAGAATAGGACAACCCGAATGCCAG TACTTCTTGAAAACGGGAACTTGCAAATTTGGAGCCACTTGCAAATTTCACCATCCTAAAGACAAGGCTGGGATTGCTGGAAGAGTTACCCTAAATGTCATGGGCTATCCACTTCGCCCG AATGAGTCTGAATGTGCTTATTACATGAGAACTGGACAGTGCAAGTTTGGAAGTACCTGTAAATTTCACCATCCCCAGCCTTCTAACATGATGGTCTCCTTACGTGGTTCTCCTGTTTATCCTCCCGTTCCTTCTGCAACAACTCCTGGTCAGCTGTCCTACCCCTTGTCTAGAGGTTCTTTTATCCCCGGGGCACGCTGGCAGGGTCCTTCAGGTTACACTCCATTGATAGTACCTCAGGGAGTAGTATCAGTTCCAGGATTTGCATACAGT GGTCAGATGGGCTCAGTTTCTTCTCCTGAGGGCCAGGGACAGACAGCTGGAAATAACCAGGTCTATGGAACTTCACGATCCAGTGATCCAGTAGCCATGGGATCTCAAGCAGTCACTTCCCCATATCGTCAAGCTTCTGGTCCTATGGGGTACTATGCATTGCAAGAGGAGAATGTCTTCCCTGAACGACCTGGACAGCCTGAATGCCAGTTTTACATGAAGACCGGAGACTGCAAGTTTGGTGCTGTTTGTAGATTCCATCATCCAAGGGAAAGGCTTATTCCTCCTCCTGATTGTCTGCTAAGTCCCATTGGACTTCCTTTACGGCCT GGAGAACCACTGTGTATTTTCTATTCCAGATATGGGATCTGCAAATTTGGCCCAAGTTGCAAGTTTGATCACCCAATGACGGTTTTCACTTATAGTATTGCAGCATCATCAGCTACTGATGCTCCTACAGTTCAGCGTTTATTGGGTTCATCATCAGGAACCAGTGCATTGAACATGACTTCAGAAGGGCTTGTTGAAGCAGTTTCAACAAAGCCCAGGCGACTGTCACTCTCAGAAACGAGAAAGATGCCGTCTGGTGATAATAACATTGACAGAGAGGGGTGA
- the LOC107004604 gene encoding zinc finger CCCH domain-containing protein ZFN-like isoform X2, giving the protein MKGEYPERIGQPECQYFLKTGTCKFGATCKFHHPKDKAGIAGRVTLNVMGYPLRPNESECAYYMRTGQCKFGSTCKFHHPQPSNMMVSLRGSPVYPPVPSATTPGQLSYPLSRGSFIPGARWQGPSGYTPLIVPQGVVSVPGFAYSGQMGSVSSPEGQGQTAGNNQVYGTSRSSDPVAMGSQAVTSPYRQASGPMGYYALQEENVFPERPGQPECQFYMKTGDCKFGAVCRFHHPRERLIPPPDCLLSPIGLPLRPGEPLCIFYSRYGICKFGPSCKFDHPMTVFTYSIAASSATDAPTVQRLLGSSSGTSALNMTSEGLVEAVSTKPRRLSLSETRKMPSGDNNIDREG; this is encoded by the exons ATGAAGGGAGAGTATCCAGAAAGAATAGGACAACCCGAATGCCAG TACTTCTTGAAAACGGGAACTTGCAAATTTGGAGCCACTTGCAAATTTCACCATCCTAAAGACAAGGCTGGGATTGCTGGAAGAGTTACCCTAAATGTCATGGGCTATCCACTTCGCCCG AATGAGTCTGAATGTGCTTATTACATGAGAACTGGACAGTGCAAGTTTGGAAGTACCTGTAAATTTCACCATCCCCAGCCTTCTAACATGATGGTCTCCTTACGTGGTTCTCCTGTTTATCCTCCCGTTCCTTCTGCAACAACTCCTGGTCAGCTGTCCTACCCCTTGTCTAGAGGTTCTTTTATCCCCGGGGCACGCTGGCAGGGTCCTTCAGGTTACACTCCATTGATAGTACCTCAGGGAGTAGTATCAGTTCCAGGATTTGCATACAGT GGTCAGATGGGCTCAGTTTCTTCTCCTGAGGGCCAGGGACAGACAGCTGGAAATAACCAGGTCTATGGAACTTCACGATCCAGTGATCCAGTAGCCATGGGATCTCAAGCAGTCACTTCCCCATATCGTCAAGCTTCTGGTCCTATGGGGTACTATGCATTGCAAGAGGAGAATGTCTTCCCTGAACGACCTGGACAGCCTGAATGCCAGTTTTACATGAAGACCGGAGACTGCAAGTTTGGTGCTGTTTGTAGATTCCATCATCCAAGGGAAAGGCTTATTCCTCCTCCTGATTGTCTGCTAAGTCCCATTGGACTTCCTTTACGGCCT GGAGAACCACTGTGTATTTTCTATTCCAGATATGGGATCTGCAAATTTGGCCCAAGTTGCAAGTTTGATCACCCAATGACGGTTTTCACTTATAGTATTGCAGCATCATCAGCTACTGATGCTCCTACAGTTCAGCGTTTATTGGGTTCATCATCAGGAACCAGTGCATTGAACATGACTTCAGAAGGGCTTGTTGAAGCAGTTTCAACAAAGCCCAGGCGACTGTCACTCTCAGAAACGAGAAAGATGCCGTCTGGTGATAATAACATTGACAGAGAGGGGTGA